In Geminocystis sp. NIES-3708, a single window of DNA contains:
- a CDS encoding histidine phosphatase family protein — MSNKKSKSLQLLLGLSLSTTLFNSIPVNAQENINSEISSKSYLLAQQGGEGGEGGEGGEEMSPGEKANADFEDKMSGTALLNALRQGGYIIYFRHAQTEKDYADQINAVMGDCSSQRMLSEVGWKQSKQIGEAFRKYSIPVGEVISSQYCRAWQTADLAFDKYVKNSALNFPKAEDYTDEQVAQMKAQLMPLLIQVPAQGTNTIIVGHDDLFEAATGIYPAPQGMAYVLKPDGKGGFELIANMLPDDWMKL, encoded by the coding sequence ATGAGTAACAAAAAATCAAAATCTTTACAATTACTACTAGGTTTAAGTTTAAGTACAACTTTATTTAATTCAATTCCAGTAAATGCTCAAGAAAATATTAACTCAGAAATTTCCTCAAAATCTTATCTTCTCGCTCAACAAGGAGGCGAAGGTGGCGAAGGTGGTGAAGGCGGAGAGGAAATGAGCCCAGGAGAAAAAGCAAACGCTGACTTTGAAGATAAAATGAGTGGCACTGCCTTATTAAATGCTTTACGTCAAGGAGGTTATATTATATATTTTCGCCACGCTCAAACAGAAAAAGACTATGCTGATCAGATTAACGCAGTTATGGGAGATTGTTCTAGTCAAAGAATGTTAAGTGAAGTGGGATGGAAACAATCAAAACAGATTGGGGAAGCTTTTCGTAAATATTCTATTCCTGTGGGAGAGGTTATTTCCAGTCAATATTGTCGGGCTTGGCAAACAGCCGATTTAGCTTTTGATAAATACGTAAAAAATTCAGCACTAAATTTTCCCAAGGCAGAAGATTATACTGATGAGCAAGTGGCACAAATGAAAGCCCAATTAATGCCTTTATTGATACAAGTTCCAGCTCAAGGTACAAATACTATTATTGTTGGGCATGATGATTTATTTGAAGCGGCAACGGGTATTTATCCTGCACCTCAAGGTATGGCTTATGTACTAAAACCAGATGGTAAAGGCGGATTTGAGTTAATCGCTAATATGCTACCTGATGACTGGATGAAACTTTAA
- a CDS encoding biopolymer transporter ExbD, whose product MQIHEGEEVQGEINLVPMIDAIFSILAFFIISSISLIKSEGLPVNLPSATTTESQKVAQINVTIQSDGKVFLNKQPIQINSLQGALTKLIPNNQQGMVIINADEKVSHGIVVSVMDELRQVKGAGLAIATTKN is encoded by the coding sequence ATGCAAATACATGAGGGTGAAGAAGTACAAGGTGAAATTAATCTTGTGCCGATGATTGATGCTATTTTTTCGATTTTGGCGTTTTTCATTATATCGAGTATTTCTTTAATTAAATCGGAAGGTTTACCAGTTAATCTACCTTCAGCGACAACTACTGAATCCCAAAAAGTTGCTCAGATTAATGTCACCATTCAATCAGATGGCAAAGTTTTTTTAAATAAACAACCCATTCAAATTAATAGTTTACAGGGTGCGCTCACTAAATTAATCCCTAACAATCAGCAGGGCATGGTAATTATTAACGCTGACGAGAAAGTATCCCATGGAATAGTGGTTTCGGTGATGGATGAATTGAGACAGGTAAAAGGAGCGGGTTTAGCGATTGCAACCACAAAAAACTAA
- a CDS encoding MotA/TolQ/ExbB proton channel family protein yields MSAYEFLVAGGIVSIPLLAFSIMTVALVIERFWFWNRIKSREKPLIKEVLKIYRSDYVTAIAKLRKNADLPTARIFLEALELEQANATEFRLALETATQAELPLLKRFNTFFQTVITIAPLFGLLGTILGLMQSFASFDLGNTGGTNTTGVTGGISEALISTVMGIVVAIVTLMFANVFRSLYLRQIALIQEWGGQLELLYRRIYEKGEKVYANT; encoded by the coding sequence ATGTCAGCATATGAATTTTTAGTCGCTGGAGGTATTGTCTCAATCCCTCTTTTAGCTTTCTCAATAATGACAGTAGCTTTAGTTATTGAGCGTTTTTGGTTTTGGAATCGTATTAAATCAAGGGAAAAACCTTTAATTAAAGAAGTTTTGAAAATTTATCGTTCTGATTATGTAACTGCGATCGCCAAGTTAAGAAAAAATGCTGATTTACCTACAGCTCGTATTTTTTTAGAAGCCTTAGAATTAGAACAAGCAAATGCAACAGAGTTTCGTTTAGCGTTAGAAACAGCGACTCAAGCAGAGTTACCTTTATTAAAAAGATTTAACACTTTTTTTCAAACCGTGATCACCATTGCTCCTTTATTTGGCTTATTAGGCACAATATTAGGTTTAATGCAATCCTTTGCATCCTTTGATTTAGGTAACACAGGAGGCACAAACACCACTGGAGTAACTGGGGGTATTAGTGAGGCTTTAATTTCTACAGTCATGGGAATAGTAGTAGCAATTGTTACTTTAATGTTTGCCAACGTTTTTCGTTCTCTTTATCTCCGTCAAATCGCTTTAATTCAAGAATGGGGAGGACAATTAGAACTTTTATATCGTCGTATTTACGAAAAGGGAGAAAAAGTTTATGCAAATACATGA
- a CDS encoding TonB-dependent receptor domain-containing protein — protein sequence MKQEKLFSLIYLNVILFTILFPLSAKPETKPVNDEVVTEENSFEKSPPQSFSIVTEVQVRVTENGLDVILNTFNNEIFHPVTSTEGNNLIIDIPNLQLQLPENQEFHQENPTQDIGSITVTNLEPHTLRITITGIKEIPTGQVFQSQSGLLITLTPQQNPEEDNIQIIATDERSPFVPSSAPTYTIDKSEIEQLNPRTTSELLRNLPGFAVNDYGFGADIHTGTFLRGFSINQSIFQINGRSLGSNISTYHGATDLNSIPVDAIEQVVITSGTSATLYGSEAFGGIVNIITKKDPQPLQLGLGAEIGSYGYQRYQLGYGGTVNEVNFRVGYEYLTTNNDYLVPVGAANRDPETGKLFNGDSTLNNFYGSVEFPIDTRNYLSVDAYKTASRRGLLYFGFPLQFDRLDHDLFNIGATLTTKLGNGDDSILKTTIAYNQDYFSTYGPNAGRFYRSGVLDSQALSGRVENQWQISPTYKLTSGFDISNNSIYGDVQSNRPDLAIFNEVEDRDRFLFALFALNTFELSDNFQLELGLRQNITSDFGSYLNPTFGTRWNITPNIAFRNSFAVLQRNPGLDQLYVFDTVHNWLPNPNLIPEKGVAYTAGFDINLSDSFLAQLTYFGSNLNDRLGIVAGRWENVGRVETNGLEVVLQWQISPEFSSFLNYTYTDAQILSSPIPSEVGLQLSTLPYSVGTFGVGYSSNGYQANLFFNYYSGSRRALFALPGVSSTEFSPSYLSIDFNGQIPLTKNIFLTLNLENLSDESYEKSNRIYQPGLTYRIGLQAYF from the coding sequence ATGAAACAAGAAAAGCTATTTTCTTTGATTTATCTAAATGTAATATTGTTCACTATTCTATTTCCTTTATCTGCAAAACCTGAAACAAAACCAGTTAATGATGAAGTAGTAACAGAAGAAAATTCTTTTGAAAAGTCGCCACCTCAGTCTTTTAGTATCGTCACAGAGGTGCAAGTTCGTGTCACAGAAAATGGTCTTGATGTTATTTTAAATACTTTTAATAATGAGATTTTTCACCCTGTTACTAGCACTGAAGGCAATAATTTAATCATTGACATTCCCAACCTACAACTACAGTTACCAGAAAATCAAGAATTTCATCAAGAAAATCCGACTCAAGATATTGGAAGTATTACTGTTACTAATCTTGAACCTCATACTCTGAGAATAACGATTACAGGTATAAAAGAAATACCCACAGGGCAAGTCTTTCAAAGTCAATCTGGTTTATTAATTACTTTAACCCCACAACAAAACCCTGAAGAAGATAATATTCAAATCATCGCCACTGATGAGCGATCACCTTTTGTACCTAGTTCTGCACCTACTTACACAATCGATAAATCAGAAATTGAACAGCTAAATCCTAGAACTACCTCAGAATTATTACGCAATTTACCCGGCTTTGCCGTTAATGATTACGGCTTCGGTGCAGATATTCATACGGGTACTTTTTTAAGGGGTTTTTCGATCAATCAGTCTATTTTTCAAATCAATGGACGTTCTCTTGGTAGCAATATTAGCACTTATCATGGTGCAACAGACCTTAATAGTATTCCTGTGGATGCGATCGAGCAAGTAGTAATCACCAGTGGCACAAGTGCAACTCTTTATGGTTCGGAAGCCTTTGGAGGGATAGTTAATATTATCACCAAAAAAGATCCTCAACCCCTTCAGCTAGGATTAGGTGCAGAAATAGGTTCTTATGGCTATCAGCGTTATCAACTAGGCTATGGTGGCACAGTAAATGAAGTTAACTTTCGTGTAGGCTATGAATATTTAACCACCAATAATGATTATCTTGTACCTGTAGGGGCGGCTAACCGTGATCCTGAAACGGGCAAACTGTTTAATGGCGACAGTACTCTTAATAACTTCTATGGTAGTGTGGAATTTCCTATTGATACTCGCAACTATCTCAGTGTTGATGCTTATAAAACTGCCAGTAGGCGAGGGTTACTCTATTTTGGCTTCCCTTTACAGTTTGATCGTCTCGATCATGATTTATTCAATATTGGTGCAACCTTAACCACTAAATTAGGTAATGGAGATGATTCTATATTAAAAACAACTATTGCCTATAATCAAGATTATTTTAGTACTTATGGACCAAATGCGGGGAGATTTTATCGTTCAGGGGTTTTGGACTCTCAAGCCTTGAGTGGGCGTGTGGAAAACCAATGGCAAATATCTCCTACTTATAAACTGACATCAGGATTTGATATTAGTAACAATTCTATTTATGGAGATGTCCAGAGTAATCGTCCCGATTTAGCTATATTTAATGAAGTAGAAGATCGCGATCGTTTTCTTTTCGCTTTATTTGCCCTCAATACATTTGAACTCAGCGATAACTTTCAACTGGAATTAGGCTTGCGGCAAAATATTACCAGTGATTTTGGTAGCTATCTTAACCCCACCTTCGGCACGAGATGGAATATAACACCTAATATTGCCTTTCGTAATAGCTTTGCTGTTCTGCAACGAAATCCGGGGCTTGATCAATTATATGTGTTTGACACAGTACACAACTGGCTACCGAATCCGAATCTTATTCCCGAAAAAGGAGTAGCTTATACTGCTGGATTCGACATTAATTTATCTGATTCTTTCCTTGCACAATTAACATATTTTGGTAGTAATTTAAATGATCGTCTTGGCATTGTTGCTGGACGTTGGGAAAACGTGGGAAGGGTTGAGACAAATGGGCTTGAAGTAGTTCTTCAATGGCAAATTAGCCCCGAATTTTCTTCATTTCTTAATTATACCTATACCGACGCTCAAATTCTTAGTAGCCCAATCCCTTCTGAAGTGGGTTTACAACTGTCAACGCTACCTTACTCTGTGGGTACGTTTGGTGTCGGTTATAGCTCTAATGGTTATCAAGCTAATCTCTTTTTCAACTATTACAGTGGCTCTCGTCGTGCCTTATTTGCTCTGCCGGGAGTTAGTAGTACTGAGTTTTCTCCTTCTTATCTGAGTATAGATTTTAACGGGCAAATTCCACTAACTAAAAATATCTTTTTAACCCTCAATTTAGAAAATTTAAGCGATGAAAGTTATGAAAAGAGTAATCGTATTTATCAACCCGGATTAACTTATCGAATTGGATTACAAGCCTATTTTTAA
- a CDS encoding energy transducer TonB, which produces MTHSLTCTQQRQKETEKTRKLVTIGVVGSIAFHGVALSMMNYIEKPLAKEENKPIEFIIIQEPEPKQDIKQEKPKLQPEKPIPKTQLKEVEPSKPQTTPTVKANSPKSQVIQSLKTNIPKPKPTETIEPTLSPQEIIQPIKTPTPIATESNPIKPQFNTPNSTPQIEENTAPLLPQEVLTSNTLARNNIPRAPKPVENQNSSNSWSNSFKSSPRAVNNNTNQETFVASMSENVGVSSGRLSRNNNKTPSTINGSNGNQGEGIGNLRNSFSRGNSNSNSNGIGNGNKVSGIPSNVAATSQSVPQRPQAKLTPPPPESIKCIRNCDPVYPSELQGVEGKTTVKVNLDSGGNVLGVNVVNPHSNGEVNRQALLAARQMRFSSPSVNNASVQVSINFTVAGSEFDRLARQKKEEQQRQARLAQDKERQARQAQLEKERLQRQQQLEKERQERERLAQIEREKTEQQLRQSSSPINTQTNINNSENLPLLELDEKLDSTLLEEGN; this is translated from the coding sequence ATGACTCATTCACTGACTTGTACTCAACAACGACAAAAAGAAACGGAAAAAACACGCAAATTAGTTACTATTGGGGTTGTTGGTTCGATAGCTTTTCATGGAGTTGCTTTGTCAATGATGAATTATATCGAAAAACCTTTAGCTAAAGAGGAAAATAAACCCATTGAATTCATTATCATACAAGAGCCAGAACCTAAACAAGACATAAAACAAGAGAAACCTAAACTACAACCTGAAAAACCAATCCCAAAAACTCAATTAAAGGAAGTTGAGCCTTCTAAACCTCAAACTACCCCGACAGTCAAAGCTAATTCCCCTAAATCTCAAGTTATCCAAAGTCTTAAAACTAATATCCCTAAACCTAAACCCACAGAAACCATTGAACCTACCTTATCACCACAGGAGATCATTCAACCAATAAAAACTCCTACCCCTATCGCCACCGAATCTAATCCTATTAAACCTCAATTTAACACACCTAATAGCACTCCTCAAATAGAAGAAAATACCGCTCCTTTACTTCCTCAAGAGGTGCTTACCAGCAATACTTTAGCCCGTAATAATATTCCTCGTGCCCCTAAGCCCGTTGAGAATCAGAATAGTAGTAACTCATGGAGTAATTCTTTTAAATCTTCTCCTAGAGCGGTTAATAATAATACTAATCAAGAAACTTTTGTTGCTTCTATGAGTGAAAATGTAGGAGTTTCTAGTGGCAGACTATCTCGCAATAATAATAAAACTCCTAGTACTATTAATGGTAGTAATGGTAATCAAGGAGAGGGAATAGGTAATTTAAGAAATAGTTTTAGTCGTGGTAATAGTAATAGTAATAGTAATGGCATAGGTAATGGCAATAAGGTGTCTGGTATTCCTAGCAATGTTGCGGCTACCAGTCAATCCGTGCCACAACGCCCCCAAGCTAAACTAACTCCTCCCCCCCCTGAAAGTATCAAATGTATTCGTAATTGTGATCCCGTTTATCCTTCTGAGTTACAAGGGGTAGAAGGTAAAACCACCGTAAAGGTTAATCTTGATAGTGGTGGCAATGTGTTAGGAGTGAATGTAGTTAATCCTCATAGCAACGGTGAAGTTAATCGACAGGCATTATTAGCCGCACGACAAATGAGATTTTCTTCTCCTAGTGTCAATAATGCTTCAGTACAAGTTAGTATTAATTTTACCGTGGCAGGTTCAGAATTTGATCGCCTTGCTCGTCAGAAAAAAGAAGAGCAACAAAGACAAGCACGTTTAGCCCAAGATAAAGAGCGTCAAGCTCGTCAAGCACAATTAGAAAAAGAAAGATTACAGCGTCAACAACAACTAGAAAAAGAGCGTCAAGAAAGAGAAAGATTAGCTCAAATAGAAAGGGAAAAAACAGAGCAACAATTAAGACAATCTTCTTCTCCTATAAATACTCAAACTAATATTAATAATAGTGAAAATCTACCATTATTAGAGTTGGATGAAAAACTAGATTCAACCTTATTAGAAGAAGGTAATTAA
- a CDS encoding MORN repeat-containing protein — MNKKYLFLTSLISLIFINTSVISPKILANNMTLPDGSKCEGSVTRGNLNGEGKCIFSNGDSYEGNFVDGEKQGKGKYTFANGGYYQGEFQKDQFEGQGIRVFPEGDKYEGQFKQGKPEGKGVYLSSDGSRYEGNFVNGLPMGEGKFIYSNGDSCAGMIKDGRIDGQGACTYQNGDRYQGQLVDNQPQGEGIYTFGSGGSDEGTFTEGGLSGKGVRKYGNGDSYEGEIKDGIPNGKGIYKFTDGGMYEGNFDNGKQAGKGMYKFANGNRYDGEFVNGQFEGQGIFTFANGDVCQGKFKNNQLHGDVICDYANGDTYKGEFASGKKNGKGIYNFADGTVIDGNWKEDKPL; from the coding sequence ATGAACAAAAAATATCTTTTCTTAACCTCCTTAATTAGTTTAATTTTTATTAATACTTCAGTGATTAGCCCTAAAATTTTGGCTAATAATATGACTCTCCCCGATGGTAGTAAATGCGAAGGTAGCGTTACAAGGGGGAATCTCAATGGCGAGGGTAAATGTATTTTTAGTAATGGTGATAGCTATGAAGGTAATTTTGTTGATGGTGAAAAGCAAGGAAAGGGTAAATATACTTTTGCCAATGGTGGTTATTATCAGGGAGAATTTCAAAAAGATCAATTTGAAGGGCAAGGAATAAGAGTTTTTCCTGAAGGTGACAAATATGAAGGGCAATTTAAACAGGGTAAACCAGAAGGTAAAGGGGTTTATCTCTCTAGTGATGGTAGTCGTTACGAAGGCAATTTTGTTAACGGTTTACCAATGGGAGAAGGTAAATTTATCTACAGTAATGGCGATAGTTGTGCGGGAATGATCAAAGATGGTAGGATTGATGGTCAAGGTGCTTGTACCTATCAAAATGGCGATCGCTATCAAGGGCAATTAGTCGATAATCAACCTCAGGGAGAAGGAATCTATACTTTTGGGAGTGGTGGTAGCGATGAAGGCACTTTCACCGAAGGAGGATTAAGTGGAAAAGGAGTACGTAAATACGGCAATGGTGACAGTTATGAGGGTGAGATAAAAGACGGTATTCCTAATGGTAAAGGGATTTATAAATTTACCGATGGTGGTATGTATGAAGGAAATTTTGATAACGGTAAACAGGCAGGTAAAGGAATGTATAAATTTGCAAATGGTAATCGTTATGATGGAGAATTTGTCAATGGACAATTTGAAGGACAAGGAATATTTACTTTTGCTAACGGCGATGTGTGTCAAGGTAAATTTAAAAATAACCAATTACACGGGGATGTGATTTGCGATTATGCCAATGGAGACACCTACAAAGGAGAATTTGCCAGTGGTAAAAAAAATGGTAAAGGAATTTATAATTTCGCCGATGGCACGGTAATCGATGGTAACTGGAAGGAAGATAAACCTTTATAG
- the tilS gene encoding tRNA lysidine(34) synthetase TilS produces the protein MWTDYHGKFHQTLKNRLLLPKSSKILIAVSGGQDSLCLGKLCLDLQLKWDWHLAIAHFNHGWILDEGLALHVEKIAKNWSLDFYLETAKQKITESEGEARKYRYEGLVEIATKYQFNYLITGHTLSDRGETFLYNLMRGAGMEGLSALNWTRKLNDNITLVRPLLNFTRGDTLAFCQQLQLPIWEDKYNKNKKFARNRIRLELIPYLKKEFNSQIEQHLSQTAEILRGDIAFLTEETEKLFDLAIHEDQKSLKRSILKEKPLSLQRRVIKVFLHQNLNRMPNFEQIEAVVNLIEAPHCSRTSTLSKDMFAQVEGNFIKIIRLKNNLS, from the coding sequence ATGTGGACTGATTATCATGGTAAATTCCATCAAACCTTAAAAAATAGACTTTTATTGCCAAAAAGTAGTAAGATCCTCATTGCAGTTTCAGGAGGACAAGATTCTCTGTGTCTTGGTAAATTATGCTTAGATTTACAATTAAAATGGGATTGGCATTTGGCGATCGCCCATTTTAATCATGGTTGGATATTAGATGAAGGATTAGCTCTTCATGTAGAGAAAATCGCCAAAAATTGGAGTTTAGATTTTTATTTAGAGACAGCAAAGCAAAAAATAACAGAATCGGAAGGAGAAGCCCGAAAATATCGCTATGAAGGTTTAGTAGAAATTGCCACTAAATACCAATTCAATTATCTAATAACAGGACATACCTTAAGTGATCGTGGGGAAACTTTTTTATATAACTTAATGCGTGGTGCAGGAATGGAAGGATTAAGTGCCCTTAATTGGACAAGAAAACTCAATGATAATATTACCCTAGTTCGTCCTTTACTTAATTTTACTCGTGGCGATACCCTTGCTTTTTGTCAACAATTACAACTACCTATCTGGGAAGATAAATATAACAAAAATAAAAAATTTGCTCGTAATCGCATCCGTCTTGAATTAATACCTTATCTCAAAAAAGAATTTAATTCACAGATAGAACAACATTTAAGCCAAACAGCAGAAATATTACGAGGAGATATTGCATTTTTAACAGAAGAAACTGAAAAATTATTTGATTTAGCAATTCATGAAGATCAAAAAAGTTTGAAACGTTCTATTCTAAAAGAAAAACCCCTCAGTTTACAAAGAAGGGTGATAAAGGTTTTTTTACACCAAAACTTAAACAGGATGCCTAATTTTGAGCAAATAGAGGCAGTTGTGAACTTAATTGAAGCCCCACACTGCTCTCGAACTTCTACCTTAAGTAAAGATATGTTTGCCCAAGTAGAAGGAAATTTTATTAAGATAATTAGACTTAAAAATAACCTAAGTTAA
- a CDS encoding glucose-1-phosphate adenylyltransferase, giving the protein MKKVLGIILGGGAGTRLYPLTKLRAKPAVPLAGKYRLIDIPISNCINSEILKIYVLTQFNSASLNRHVSRAYNFSGFSDGFVEVLAAQQTKENPEWFQGTADAVRQYIWLFQEWDIDEYIILSGDHLYRMDYSKFVEHHRKTGADITLSVVPIDEKRASAFGLMKIDDTGRIVDFSEKPEGDELQKMAVDTSILGLSPEKAKESPYIASMGIYVFKKEVLEKLLKDNPNQTDFGKEIIPAAAKDYKVQAYLFKGYWEDIGTIEAFYDANLALTKQPQPDFSFYDEKAPIYTRSRYLPPTKLLNAEVTQSIIGEGCIIKDCRINHCVLGVRTRIESDCIIEDSLLMGSDFYESYSIRQSKIDQGSVPVGIGANSIVRRAIVDKNARIGKNVIITNKDKVEEANREDEGFLIRSGIVVVIKNAVIPDNTVI; this is encoded by the coding sequence ATGAAAAAAGTACTTGGAATAATTTTAGGCGGTGGCGCAGGTACAAGATTATATCCTTTAACTAAATTACGAGCAAAACCTGCCGTACCACTAGCAGGAAAATATCGTTTAATTGATATTCCTATTAGTAACTGTATTAATTCTGAAATTTTAAAAATTTATGTTTTAACTCAGTTTAACTCAGCTTCTTTGAATCGTCATGTCAGTCGTGCCTATAATTTTTCAGGGTTTAGTGATGGTTTTGTAGAAGTTTTAGCTGCACAACAAACTAAAGAAAATCCTGAATGGTTTCAAGGTACGGCAGATGCAGTACGTCAATATATATGGTTATTTCAAGAATGGGATATTGATGAATATATCATCCTTTCGGGTGATCATCTCTATCGTATGGATTATAGTAAATTTGTAGAACATCACCGCAAAACTGGGGCAGATATTACTTTATCGGTTGTGCCTATAGACGAAAAAAGAGCTTCTGCTTTTGGTTTAATGAAGATAGATGATACAGGAAGAATTGTTGATTTTAGCGAAAAACCTGAAGGCGATGAGTTACAAAAAATGGCAGTTGATACTTCTATTTTAGGCTTAAGCCCTGAAAAAGCGAAAGAAAGTCCTTATATTGCCTCAATGGGTATTTATGTTTTTAAAAAAGAAGTTTTAGAGAAACTTTTAAAAGATAATCCTAATCAGACAGATTTTGGGAAAGAAATTATCCCAGCGGCAGCTAAAGATTATAAAGTACAAGCCTACTTATTTAAAGGTTATTGGGAAGATATTGGAACAATTGAGGCTTTTTATGACGCAAATTTAGCTTTAACCAAACAACCTCAGCCAGATTTTAGCTTTTATGATGAAAAAGCTCCCATTTACACTCGCTCTCGTTATTTACCACCAACAAAACTACTTAATGCAGAAGTTACACAATCTATTATTGGTGAAGGGTGCATTATTAAAGATTGCCGTATAAATCACTGTGTTTTAGGAGTAAGAACACGTATTGAATCTGATTGTATTATTGAAGATAGTTTACTCATGGGATCTGATTTTTATGAGTCCTATAGTATCAGACAAAGTAAAATAGATCAAGGAAGTGTACCAGTTGGTATAGGTGCAAATTCTATCGTCAGACGGGCTATTGTCGATAAAAATGCACGAATAGGCAAAAATGTAATCATAACTAACAAAGACAAAGTCGAAGAGGCTAACCGAGAAGATGAAGGTTTTTTAATTCGCAGTGGTATTGTTGTGGTTATCAAAAATGCCGTCATTCCTGATAATACCGTTATTTGA
- a CDS encoding pitrilysin family protein, producing the protein MKANQKHIQKTTLSNGITLIVIENPTTEIIAGRIFCRHAGSLWESTHQAGIFHLLASVMSKGTQSLSSLEIAQKVESIGAGLSTDTSNDYFLVSLKTITADFPEILALAAEILRFPSFPDHEIELEKKLILQNILSQKEQPFNLAFSQLREMIYGEHPYGFSVLGTEKTVTELTVKDLKHCHNKHFTPNNLTISLAGKINLDQAILIVEEIFGDWQPLNMKTPQFTPYPLSPQSNYRKLNQETQQSIIMMGYLAPEMKHLDYPVLKLLTTYLGNGLSSRLFVELREKRGLAYDVSAFYPTRLDKSQFVVYMGTSPNNTDIGKEGLYNEIQRLRKNKLSIEELETAKSKLLGQYALGKQTNGEFAQIFGWYETLGLGIEYDTIFPQEITNVTLDDIQRVANDYFQDDFLCTSIVGQ; encoded by the coding sequence GTGAAAGCAAATCAAAAACATATACAAAAAACGACTTTAAGTAACGGCATAACTCTTATAGTTATTGAGAATCCTACCACAGAAATCATTGCTGGAAGAATTTTTTGTCGTCATGCAGGAAGTTTATGGGAATCAACTCATCAAGCAGGAATTTTTCACCTGTTAGCCAGTGTAATGTCTAAAGGCACTCAGAGTCTATCATCCTTAGAAATTGCACAAAAAGTAGAATCTATTGGTGCAGGATTAAGCACAGATACTTCTAACGATTACTTTTTAGTTAGTTTAAAAACCATTACTGCCGATTTTCCCGAAATTTTAGCCTTAGCCGCCGAGATTTTGCGGTTTCCTTCCTTTCCTGACCATGAAATCGAACTAGAAAAGAAACTTATTTTACAAAATATTTTATCTCAGAAAGAACAACCCTTTAATCTTGCCTTTAGTCAACTTAGAGAAATGATTTATGGTGAGCATCCCTATGGGTTTTCGGTTTTAGGCACTGAAAAAACTGTCACGGAGTTAACTGTAAAGGATTTAAAACACTGTCATAATAAACACTTTACTCCGAATAATTTAACGATCAGTTTAGCAGGAAAAATAAATTTAGATCAAGCAATTTTAATTGTGGAAGAAATTTTCGGTGATTGGCAACCATTGAACATGAAAACCCCTCAATTTACCCCTTATCCTCTTTCTCCTCAATCAAATTATCGAAAACTTAACCAAGAAACTCAACAATCTATTATTATGATGGGCTACCTTGCACCAGAAATGAAACATCTTGATTATCCTGTACTCAAATTATTAACAACTTATTTAGGAAATGGACTTTCTAGCCGTTTATTTGTGGAATTGAGAGAAAAAAGAGGATTAGCTTATGATGTTTCCGCTTTTTATCCTACTCGTCTCGATAAATCTCAATTTGTGGTTTATATGGGTACGTCTCCTAACAATACAGACATAGGAAAAGAAGGATTATATAATGAAATTCAGCGCCTAAGAAAAAATAAACTAAGTATCGAAGAGCTAGAAACAGCAAAAAGTAAATTATTAGGACAATATGCTTTAGGAAAACAAACCAATGGCGAGTTTGCTCAAATTTTTGGTTGGTATGAAACTTTAGGATTAGGAATTGAATACGATACCATTTTTCCTCAAGAAATCACTAACGTTACTCTAGATGATATACAAAGAGTTGCTAATGATTATTTTCAAGACGATTTTCTTTGTACATCAATAGTCGGACAATAG